In Leptospira montravelensis, the DNA window TGTCTTCTGCATACCACATCCATCCTCCCTCATTTTTTTCAAAAGGATCGGATAAGGTATTGTTATAGATTCCATGTTCACTTGGGTCTTTCCCCGTCACCATAGAGGTATGTGCCGGATACGTAACGGAAGGATTGACGGTTTCAATTTCAGAAACTCCGTATTTTAGAAAGAGTTCGCTTAAAAGCGGGAAATAAGAATGGTATTTGGGATCTGACCAGTAGTAAGCCGGAAATCCATCAATGGACAAAACAATGGTTTGGCGAATCTTAGAGATTTTCCCCTTCACTTTTCCCAATGTTTTAGTAGGTTTGGCTTCAATCGAAATACTTGAGAAATACAAACAAAGAATGGCTAGCGAAGTGACAAAACGAGTCAGTATTGGAAAAAGAATAGAAACTTTCAGGGAAATTCTCTTAACCGAAAATAATTTATACCTGTCATTCTTCCAAAAGAATGATTTGTAAAAATCAAACTTTCCCCATCTGGAAAAAAAAATCTGAAACGTTTGATTCTTTCGCATAAACTCCGTTTAGCGAAAAATCAGTATTCTTGTTCCGATCTCGTGGATCCGAGAAGTTCGTCTGGAATGTCCTCAATGCTATCTCCTATTTGGATGGCAAGACGGTTCCCTACTCGGCCTGGCGTGGCTTTGAACTTACTACGATCCCCTACCTTTACCATAAGGTCGGTTTTAATCGGTGTGTTTTCCAGTTTGATCACATCACCCACATGTAGATTCATGAGGTCATTCAAGGAAATATCTACACTTCCCACTTCGGAAATGAGAGGGATTTTGACCTGGTCGAGACGTTCTTGGATGACGGCTCGGTTTTCATCCACTTCCCCTTTACGAATTGAGGAATACCAGTACTGCGCTGAAAGTTTATTAATAATTGGTTCAATGGTGATGTAAGGAATACAAAGGTTTGTCATCCCTTCCACTTCTCCCACTTTCGTTTCGAGGGTAATCAATACCACCATGTCATTGGGAGGAACAACTTGAGCAAACTGCGGGTTTGTTTCAATGTTACCAAGTCTTGGACGTAGGTCAATTACCGTTGACCAAGACTCACGTAAGTTTCCAAGAATCCTTACAATGATCCCTTCCATTACCGATAACTCGATATCCGAAAGTTCTCGGTTGACCTTAGATGATTCCCCTTTACCACCAAACAGACGATCGATGATAGTGAAGGAAATCGAAGGGTCAATTTCTAAAATCGCAGACCCGCGAAGAGGGTCCATATTGATCACCGCAAGTGTGGTTGGGTTCGGGATGGAACGAATGAATTCTTCGTAAGTTAACTGGTCTACTGATGCCACGTGCACCACAACAAGGGCTCGTAACTGCGCAGAAAGTCCAGTGGTCGCCAAACGAGCAAAGGTCTCGTGCATCATCTGTAGTGTACGAATTTGGTCTTTTGAAAATTTATCCGGACGTTTGAAGTCGTAGATTTTGACTTTCTTCTGTTCCCCCACCGATGAATATTCATCCTCGGAAACTTCGCCCGAGGAGATGGCGTTTAACAGGGCATCAATTTCGTCTTGGGAAAGGATTTCCGTCATTTTTTTACCTTTACGAGTAAGTTTTTAATCTGCCAAAATCCAACACGGCTTCCTTCATCTTGTCGCAAGGTGTATATATATTCGTACCTTGTTTTGAACCGACCCATCATTCTTTCTACATAGACCTGGACTCTTGCATCTCTTTTGGAGGGATAGTCCACATTCATTACTTTAAAGTATTTTAAAACACCGGAGGGTGTCTCCGTCAAATACTCTTTAAAGTCCTCAATGATAGTTTCTCGTTCTCCTACCCCCGCTTCGGTATAAGCACTGCTGAAACGATCATAAGCTAAAATATATTCCGAAAAGTCGATCCACTTAAAATGGTATTCCCAATGTTTTTTCATCTCCGCACCGAGAAATAGGAAGATGGTTTCTTCCGGGGAAAGCCCACCATTCTCCGTAATTTGGCGAGTGACAGTTTCTTTTCTCTCGGCTTTTGGATTTTGAAAAAGAAAACCCACTGTATTCTGGGAACGAAGAAAAGCAGATTTATCTTCTGTATAATTTGGATAAAAGTATCCAGTTACATAAAACTTTTGGTCTGGTAAAAAACTATAATGTTCATCCAAATAAATGGTTTTGGAAAAGGATTCATTGCGATGAAGGCTTACTTCCTTATTTTCATCTCCCACTAAATTCACGATAGTGGTCCTACGTTTGAG includes these proteins:
- the fliM gene encoding flagellar motor switch protein FliM; protein product: MTEILSQDEIDALLNAISSGEVSEDEYSSVGEQKKVKIYDFKRPDKFSKDQIRTLQMMHETFARLATTGLSAQLRALVVVHVASVDQLTYEEFIRSIPNPTTLAVINMDPLRGSAILEIDPSISFTIIDRLFGGKGESSKVNRELSDIELSVMEGIIVRILGNLRESWSTVIDLRPRLGNIETNPQFAQVVPPNDMVVLITLETKVGEVEGMTNLCIPYITIEPIINKLSAQYWYSSIRKGEVDENRAVIQERLDQVKIPLISEVGSVDISLNDLMNLHVGDVIKLENTPIKTDLMVKVGDRSKFKATPGRVGNRLAIQIGDSIEDIPDELLGSTRSEQEY